The Candidatus Manganitrophaceae bacterium genome segment ACCCTAATATACTGGACATAGCTTACGGTAAATGATTCTATGGAAGGAGGCCATCATAACACTAAAAAATAGGTCAATCAATATAATGGCAATATACAGACAGGCTGTGAAACCATGCCGACCTTTTCCTCGATGCAGCGCTTCGGCGAATCTCTCGGGTGAAAGCTAAACGAAGAAATCGGGAAGGAGCGGGGCGCCCGGGGAGATTGCATAGCGGTCGAAATCGGTGATCCCGGTCACACGGAGCAGATCCTCATCGACAAAGAAGTTCCCGCTGTAGTCGCGGCTGGGTCGCGTCAGAACAACGTGAGCGGCATCGGCCATGATTTCGGGGGAGCGGCAGCCCCGGAGCGCGGCGTCCCCTCCCAGCAGGTTTTTGACCGCGGCGGTCGCAATGGCGGTGCGCGGCCAAAGGGCATTGACGGCGACCCCGTTTGCTTTGAACTCCTCGGCCAGCCCCAGGGTGCAGAGACTCATCCCGAATTTAGAGAGGGAGTAAGCAAGGTGCGGCGCAAACCATTTCGGATCTAAATTCAACGGCGGGGCGAGGGTGAGGATATGCGGATTGGCCGATCGGACCAGATGCGGCAGGGCCGCCTGTGCGCAGAGAAATGTCCCGCGGACGTTCACCTGTTGCATCAGATCGAAACGCTTCATCGGAGTCTGCAACGTCCCGGTCAGCCCCAAGGCGCTCGCGTTATTGACCAAGATGTCGATTCCGCCGAAAGTCTCCACCCCTTTTTTAATGGCCGAGGCGACTTGCTCTTCGGACCGAATGTCGGTGGGACAGGCGAGCGCTCGTCCGCCGGCGGCGATCATCTCCTCCGCGGCGCTGAAGACTGTGCCGGGAAGCCGCTCGGTCGATGCAACTGTTTTCGCCAGAAGGATAATGTTTGCACCATCGCGCGCCGCCCGCAGACCGATCGCCTTTCCGATCCCGCGGCTCCCGCCGGTAATGACGATGGTTTTTCCCTTTAAGCCGGACATCACCGGTCTATCACCTCCACCTCGCACCGCGCCCGCGCCTCTCCCGCCTCGCCGATCGTCGCCTCGAAAATCCGGTAATCGGTCTCTCTCATCCCAAGCGTGCGATAGGTCTGCTGTGCGCGATGATTTTCCTTCTCGACATAGAGCCGGAAGCCGCAGACATTCCCCTGCGCCGCGGCCCGACGCCGGACCTCCGCATAGAGCCTTTTGTAGACCCCTTTCCCCCGGTGGGGCGGCGAGACGTAGACGCTCTGGATCCACCAGAAGAGGCCGTTCCTCCAATCACTCCATTCATACGTCACCAGCAGGCCGCCGATCACGACGCCGTCTGTTTCGACGACGAGGTAGAAGCCGTACTGCGGCTGCTTCAAGAGGGAGGCGACCCCGGCGCAGAGCACTTCAATCGTCAGCTCGCGTCCCTCCGTCTCCTTCGCCATCGCATGGTTAAATGCGACGAGCGACGGCGCATCCCGCTCGGTTGCGGGCCGAATCAGAAGGTCTTCGATCATTTCTTCTCTTCTTTCTCAAGCTTCAACGCGGCGGAGTTAATACAGTAGCGCAGCCCGGTCGGCGCAGGACCGTCCGGAAAGAGGTGGCCCAGATGCGCTTCGCAGGAGGCGCACATCACTTCCACGCGCCGCATGCCGTGGCTGCGGTCTTCCTCGGTTTGGATTCCTTCCGCCGAAATCGGCTCCCAAAAGCTTGGCCAGCCGGTTCCCGATTCATACTTTTTCTCGGCGCTGAAGAGGGCGTTCCCGCAGCAGACGCAGCGAAAAACGCCTTCTTCCTTGCTGTTGTAGTACTCTCCGGTAAACGCCCGCTCGGTCCCCTTCTCTCGTGTCACCCGGTATTGCTCCGGGGTGAGCTCCTTTTTCCACTCTGCTTCGGTTTTGGTCACTTTCTTTTTCATCAATCGACTCCTTTCCTTTCTGCTTCGATGGCTCCATTTATGATAGTCCGAATCGCGCAGGGGGTCAAACGTTTCGATGCGGTTGTGCCTCGGTCGGCCCCCTTATCCGATCCGAGGAGGAAGGCCTTCCCCGATCGGGGGAATTGTATGCGAGTTGCATCCGCAATAAAATAAAAATGAGGTAGTAAATGCGGCTCATTCCTGTGAAAGGAAAAGGCCGGTCATTAAAGAGGGAGGAAATGATGTCAACCCTATCGAAGAGCGTGTTGACGCTCGGAATCATTTTTGTCATTATCGGAATTTGGGGATTCTTTCAGAATCCCATCTTGGGGCTGTTCCTGGTCAATACTCCGCACAATTGGATTCATCTGATCTCAGGTATCCTGGCCATTGTTTTCGCATCGAGTGGTGAAGTCCAGGCGAGACAATTTTCCAAGGTGTTTGGTGTGATCTACGGCCTGCTCGCCCTGGTCGGGTTCTTTATGCCGAGAATCCATTCTCTCGGATTTATGGTGATGAATAGAGCGGATGATTGGCTTCACCTGATCCTTGCGGCGGCGTTTCTCTATTTCGGTTTTAGCCGGGTCTATGGGACCCATCGGCCGATGCACGGAGCGCCGGCCCGAGGTTAACGAGCGTGAAGGCGCCGGTTGCGTTGGCTGATCAGGGGGGCGCAGACGGCCCCGCGATCCATGTCAAAGACGTTTACAACCGCACCTTCATTTTCCGGCCGCCGGTGATCTCGAACTGTTGGCGTTCATAAAACCGGACGCTTCCCTCAAAGGCGGGAAGGGGCGGGGTGCAGACTTCGAGCCGGGTCCATCCCTTTTTCTTGCCGTGATGGACGGCGGCCGCTAACAGCGCTTTCCCGATTCCTTTGGCGCGGTGGGCGGGATTGACGTAGAGCTCTTGGATGATTCCGAAGGCCCCTTCCGTATACAGCGCATGGCTCTCACAAAGGGTGATGAATCCGATCGGCGCTTCCTGATCGGTCGAATCGATCTGAACGGCCTGGTAGATCGTATAGATCTCCTGCTCCAAGAATCGTCGGCATCGCGCCGCGGTCTCCGAGCGGTCGATATGAAACTGCTGCTCGCCGATCGCCTCGGTGATTTCATCGGTGAGTGCTTTCACCATTGAGGCGATCGGGTTGGCCTCATCCGGAAGCGCTTTTCTGATTTGAATGGTCACGGTTTCGGTCACCGAAGGTGGAGGAGGCGGGGCTATCGCTTTAGGATTCCGCCGAGGAAGTTTTGCACGGGGTTGTCGCCGTTCAGACCGTATGCCGCGGTCGGCTTCTCATTTTTATCATAAACGACCAGGGTCGGCTCCCCGTCGGCTCCCACCTGGAGCTTCGCACGGAGCTGACCTTGTTGGTTGACCAATTCAAAAGCTTCGGCGCGCACCGCCTTGACCGGCGCCGCGGCCTCTGCATCAAGCGGGCGGATTCCATCAAAACGGGTTGCAACGCTTCCCAATGCCAGGCCGGCGAGGAAGCCAAGCGGCCACAAAAACCCAAATCGTTTCATTATGCTCCTTTCCTAGAACGCCCTCATTCAATCGCCGAGCGATCTTTTCCGCCCCCCTTCTATTTACAAAAGGGACCGGAAAAGGGATCATTACCGAGCGCCGCTTTCCGTGAGCGATGCGATCTCTCTCACGAGGATCTCCTTGGCTTTTCTTGCGTTGTCGAGCAGCCGATCGATCTTCCTCCGCGTGGCGTCGCTTGGGGCGGTGGGGCGGGCATCGAGAAGCTCGGCCTCTTCCTCCTCGGCCAGGTTGAGAAAATACTTTTTCTCTATTCGGTTCAGCCGCTGCTCAATCACCTTATCGAAGATGTCATGGCCCAGCGCATAGTCGATTAAGGTCTTGTTGGCATGCCGGAAGACAAACTGCTCGAAATCTTCCCTCTCCTGCTGCGTCATCCCTCTCCTCCGTCTATTCCCTGGCGTTGTGTCGTTTGAAATCGATCTTGATCATCCGAGGAAGACTCTGCTAAGATTTGGCTCTCTTTACTCTTTAACGGGGACGGACATGGATTATCTTTTTTCAAAGGAAGCCCTTTCAATGTATTTTCGGATCTGGGAGCGGACGAAAAAAGGGGAAGAGCTCTCGGGGGACGCGGAGATGATTGCCGATGTGATGCGGCTTCATCCCGAATTCGACCGCTTCTGGCCCCAGGGAGAGGCCGCTTTCCAACCCCAAGAGATCGATGATTACATCGTCAATCCGCTGGTCCACACCGGACTTCATGTGTCGGTGGAGAAGCAGCTCTTCCACCAGGAGCCGGAGGAGGTGGAGCAGGTCTTCAAAGCGCTCCTCGAAAAAGGGCTCCCGCGCCATGAGGCGATCCATCATATCGCCGGCCTTTGGGGGCAGCTTTATTTCACCTCCGTTCGCCGCGGCGGACCGCTGGAGGAGGGGACCTATGTCGAAGAGCTCAAGGCGCTGATGGAGCGGGAGACCCGCGCCTAGGATGTTCCGGTCGGCGCGTCGGGCGAGGCCAGCTTCCCCTGGACCCGATTGAGCCGCGCCTTCATCTTCTCCGTCGGAATCATATCCCCTTTTTGACCTCCGATTTCGATCCCCTTCTCGTAAATGGCTCTCGCCTCTTCCAGCTTTCCGATCTTCTCCAGGCAGCGCCCTAAAATTTCATACGCCGCGGTGTAGTCGGGCTTGATTGCGATCGCCCGGCCCATCGAAGCGGCCCCCTCCTCGAAGAGCCCCTCGTCATAACAGGCCTGTCCCAATCCGAAGTGGGTAATCTCGCTCTTCGGATCGAGCTCGACCAGCTTCCTCATCCGCTCCAGGCGGGTCACGAGAAAACGTCCTTCCTTATAGAAGCTGATGATTTTTGAAGAGCAGCTCCCGGACGACCACCTCCCCGCCGTCGTTGGAGATGATTCGGCGGTATCCCGGAAGATAGGTCCCCTTCAGCTCGAACGGCCGATCGGTAAAGCTCTCGACCTGGGTCACCGCGCCCTCGGGCGAAAAGTAGAAGACGACATAATGGGTCGTGAGGAATTTCCCGTCGGAGGTGGTCATCGCCTCCTCGATATTGATCGTAAACTTCATCTTTCCCATGCCGCGGGAGATCTGCTGGATCCGATCGTCTTTAATCCGATAGCGGGAGCTCATTCCATCGCCATTGATGGCGATCTGGCGGCCGAGCGGATGGTCCGCTGTGGCTTCCGCAAAGCTCAGGGTATATTTCCCGTCGGATTCGTCGAAGGAGCGGTGGGCCCGATGAACCGCCATCATGCCGATCTGGTTCTGGGCCCATTTCACCAGCCCATCCTCGGCGGGAAGGCCTTCGAGGGTGACCTCCGTCTCTTTGGGCGATTTGATTTTGACCTTTCCCTTCGTCGTCTTTCCGTTCTGGTTCACGACCAGATCGGCTGAGAAACCGGGAAAGTCTTTCCCCCAGCGGGAGGTTTTCTCAAATGCGCTCCGAAGCAGCTCCCTGGCCGCTGGATCATCCTGAATATTCGTTTCCGTTTGCGATCGCTGATAGAGTTCCATGGCAATCCCTCCGTTGATTAAAGTTAACCGGATTATAACCAGATCATTTCGACGAACACAAGGGGCGGTCATGCAAAATAAAATGACTTTTGTGAAGTAGGGTGCCGCTTTTCCCAAAATGAATTTCCAGGCAGCGATCGTGCTCCTGCTACAGCCGGGCCTGAGCTTTGCACGCTTGTCTTCAACAAAATCGTTTTCAAATAGTGTGGCGGTGGCCGCCGTGGGTCGTTCTTTGGGCGTTGATCGATCTTTTCTGACTAAGGAGGTTTTCGGTGAAGACATTGAACTGGACTCTCGGAATTCGCTTGGTTTTGGTGGGAGGGCTCTTGAGCGCGCTCTTATTGGCCGGATGTGCCGGAAAACAGAGAACGGTCGACCTTCATACCGCGCCGGTCGCGCAAGCGTCGGACACGCCGGCCAATGCGACCTCGTATGGCCATCCGTTCCGATTGGTCGCCTTCGTTCTCCACCCCGTCGGGGTGGCGCTGGACTATCTGATCGTCCGTCCGGTCTACTATGTCGCCTCCCTTGCACCGGGCCTCTTCGGCTATACCCCCGAAGATGAAGCGGCCTTTCGGACCGAGCAGCGGACATACTAAGTAAGAAAATGAGAGCCCCCTTCGGGAATGCGTCCTACAATGAACCGCTTCATTGTAAAGAGGATCAAAACCCCCGCCCTCCGATGGGTTTCGCTTTGCCTATCGATTATTTTGTTGAGCCTTTTCTTCAGACCGGCCGGCGCCGAAAACAGCCGGGAGATTGCCATCATTGTTCATCCCGGTCTGGCGGGGGAGGTCCTTTCGTTGGAAGAGGTGAGAAGAATCTACCTCGGCGACGTGGAATTTGTCGGAAGACGGCGGCTTAAGCCGATCGATCAGAGTGAAGACCAAGAAATTCGGCGGCAGTTCCTCCATGAGGTGCTCCATATCTCGAAGGCCGACTATTCGAGGCATTGGATGCATCTGATTTTTATGGGGGGCACCGAGGGGCCGATCTTAAGAAAAGACGGTCCAGAGGTCCTCCAAGCGGTGCGGGAGTCGGAGGGGGCGATCGGGTATGTCTGGGCCGACGAAGCGATGTCGGCGAAGGGGGTCCAGATTGTCCTTCGGACCCGCCTCAAAGCGAAGCCGCTGACCCAATTGAACGCGCTTTAATGTCCGGAGAGGATTTAAGAGGGCGCCGCGATCACATCCTGCATCTCACCCAACAACAAAAACGGCTCCCCCCATTGGCTTGCGTCGGTTAGGCTCCAGGGAGCCTCGGGGTCGCGTTTGAAGCGAAGCCCCCAGTTGCCGGCGCTATATAAAAGGTAGGCGACGCCGCTGCCGGAGTCTTCGACCGGCTGGATGAAAGCCTCGGCGGTCGGCTCCGCCGTATGGTCGGTCCATCCGGTGACCCGATACCACCGGCCGTCGGGGTCTTCGTGATAGAGGCGGACCTGGAGAACCCGTTTTGCCGGGCCGGTCTCCCGAAAGCGCATCATGTCGGCCGGCGGGCAATTCGGGTTTTCTTCGATTTCTTCGAGAATCATCGGTTCCGTCCAGTGAAGAAGCCGGGCATCCGCATCCGGAAGCGATCAATCTGACGCCTGACTTCTGGATATCGTCTTCTTTTATACCGCGGTCTCCGATCGGATGTGGCCGAGGCGGACCTTCCCCTGTTTCAGATCGCGGTCGGCCTTTTTGTAGCGCTCGATCTCGCCGATGTCATTCCAGTATCCCCGCGTCACATAGCCGAAGAGTTTTTCATCCCGACGGAGCATTTCGACGTAGGCATCGGTGATCGAATAAAAGGTCCGTGCGGGAATGTAATCCATGACCCGCGGCTCCAGGACATGGACGCCGGTAAACATCATCCGTCTCGCCTTCTCCCCCTTCCAGGGGAGTTTGCCCAGAATGTTTCGAATCTGGTCCTTCGGGTCGAGGTCGATCGGACCGTATTGATCGACCGCGGGATCTTCACGAAGAACCAACGTCGCCCCCCCTTTTTTTCGATGGTGGAATTCGACCAGCTTGTCGAGGTTGATGTCGATGAGGATATCGGCATTCAGGACGATGAAGGTCCCCCGCGCGATCGCCGCCTGGATGTTTTTGATTCCGCCGCCGGTCCCCAAGATCTGCGACTCTTCGGAATAGGTGATGTTCATTCCAAGCCGGGATCCATTTCCGATCTCTTTGATGATCTTATCGCCGAGGTAGTGGACATTGATAAAGACATCGGTGATTCCATATTTTTTTAAGAGCAAGAGACTGTAATAGATCAGGGGGCGTTGTGCGATCGGAAGAAGCGGTTTGGGGGTGTCGTCGGTCAGAGGGCGAAGCCGCGTGCCATAGCCGGCGGCCAAAATCATGGCCTTCATTGCAATTGCAACTCCTCTACATATTCGGAAAGAAGTTCATGGAGGGGGGTCAACCGACGGTACTTCTGGAGATTGCGTTTGACCTTGCGGAGGGTGGGCGGAACGTACTGCAGAAACCGGTCGTTTTTCTTGACCCGATCGATGTAGACGAACCGGCCGGCCGCCTTGAGATTGCGCTGAATGCTGACCAGGTCGAAATACTCTCGGAACATCTCTTCCTGCGTTTTTTCTCCCGAACGTGCCTCCCGTTGCTGCAGGTAATAGCGGACCAGCGCATCGATCGACGCTTCCGGCAGGTCGATGTAGGAATCGCGCAGCAACGAGGCGAGGTCGTACTGCGGAGGGCCCATCAACGCGTCCTGAAAATCGATCACGCGGATCCGGGCGCCGGCGGGATCGGGCTGGACCATTAAATTTCGGCTGTGATAGTCGCGATGGGTGAAGACCTGCGGGAGGGAGGCGAGCCGAAGGGCGATGTCGGAAAAATAAGCGCGGATCTCTTTTTTCCGCTTCTCCGGAATCGGGCCGTTGTTCCGGGCTTCGATGCCATATTCAATAAAGTGATCGAACTCCCAGACGAAGAGCGCCGGGTCGAATGCGCGGTGGTGCGCGATGCAGCCCTCCCCGCCGGTCGACGTTTCCAAATGAATGTCGAGCAGGGTGTCGATCGCTTTTTGATAATAGGATCGAACGACCGATTCGTCCTGATTCTGAATGGTTTCGGCCAGGGTGATATCGCCGAGATCTTCAAGGAAGAGCCACCCGCGCGCGGTGTCGTAAAAGAGAATCTCCGGAACCGCCACCTTGCGGGCATGCAGGTAGCGCTGAATGTTGATGAAGGGAAGCTCCGTGATCGGGGTGCCGGTGCCGCTCACCGCCTCTTCGGAAGCCTTGAAGCCTTCCGGCTCGGCCAGCACCATCAAGATCAGCGAAGGGGCCGACCCGCCCGCCAGACCGGAGAGCCGGTAGTAACTTCGATTCGAAGCATCCCCGGTGAGCCGGGTTGCGATCAGTTTGTCAACCGAGAAACCGAGGGTCTCTTTTAAGATTTTCTGGAGCGGATCTAAATCGATCATGGATATCCCAAAGCCGTTTTATTCTGCCATTAATTTTTTTTCGTGTCAATTCACCCGCCGCGGGATAAAAGCGCCGGGCGCGGTCCTATCCGACGGGGGAGAAAGAGAGGGGATAGAGGACGGTGGTCGTTCCCCGATCGATCGATGGGAACTTCCAACGGAGGATCTCCTGGAGGACCGACTGCTCAAAGGTCGGGTCGGAGAGGGAAGAGGTCACGATGCGACACTGCGTCACCTGTCCCTGGGCGGAGATGACGAATTCCACGGTCAGGAATCCCTGCAGATCGGGTTTCCTTTGAAGCTGTTTGTTGTAGAGCGCCAGCAGCTTTCCCCGGTTCTGATGGACGACCTCCGAAAGAGCTTCCTGATTGTGCGCGCCCCCCTCCTGCGTGATCTTTGCCTGGGAGAGGTCTTCGGCGACGACCGCCTGCCGCGTCTGCGTCATCTTTTTCTCCTGATCGGCGAGGGTCCGCTGTCGGATCTGTTCGATCTGCTCTTGAGCAAACGACGGAAGAGAAGTGGACGGCGCCGCGGAGGCGACTTTTTTCTCCCCGGAAGGGGGCGGAATCTCTTTCAATGACGAAAATCCCTTCCCGATCGCCGATCCGGTCCCTTTGCTTCCCCCCAGCAATCCGAGCAAGCCGGTCTTCTTCATCGCTTCTTCGTGCGGCGCCGCGGAAGCGGATGTTTTTATATCGGCCGATGCCGGGGAGCCTTTCTCCGCTCTCTCGACCGGGGGGAGCGGTTTTTCCACTTTCGCCACTTTCGGTAGATCGACCTTCGGCGGTGCGATCTTGACCGGTTCGATTTTGGGAGGGGGAACCGCTTTCTGCGGCTCGACGAGAAGGCGGGCGATCCGAGGGGACTCCTCCGTCCGAGGGGCCGAGAGTATCACCGGGAGCGCTTCCCCTTGAAAATGGATTGAGATTGCCAGCAGAAGATAGAATGCCAGCGAGGCGGCAAAAATGCGCCGGAAGGAGCGATCGCTGTCGAAGAGGAGCGTCTCGTTGGTCATCGTCATGACTCCCGGCTCAAGACGGCGAGCGAGATCTGCTCGATCCCCGCCTCGGTGCAGGTGACCATCACTTTCTTCAGAAGGGAGAATGGAATCGTCCGATCCCCCAGGATCGTCGCTTTCTTCCCGTTCGCTGCCGCAATCCGGGCGCGGAGCGGCTCGATGAGGGGACCTTTTGCCTGCAGCACGGTCTGCGCATCTGCGATCGGGAGGCCGTCGATCAAGATCTCCTTCAGCGTCACGGTGACCGTAAGGGAGCGCTGCGGGGACTGCGAGGCGGTGGAAATCGGAAGAAGCACCCCCTGGGCGATCGTGAGGACCTCTCCGTCGCTCGACGCCTGGAAGAGAAGAAAGATCACCAAGATGGTGAACATGTCCATCAGCGAAATCAGATTGAGATAGGGGACCTTCACCTCCCGCCGTCGGATCCGCCGCTGAACCATCAGGAGACCTCCCCCAGCGAAACGTCGGGGAAGAGCGGCTCAAAGCCCTTCGCCCGTCCCGCGTCGGTGTTGTCCGTTGTGCCAGGGTTGCTAGGTTTGCCAAGTTTGCCAGGTTTGATCGACCGGCAGGCATCCATCACCGCGACCAGATCGGCATAAAGGGTCTTCGGCAGGCTTAAGAGAACGACCTCTTTCGCCTCGGGATGGGCTCTCTTCAACTCCTGCATCACCGCCGAGAGGGCCGCCACGTCGGGCGCGCCGGCTCCGTCGGCGGGGCCGGGCGGCCGATGTTTCACGAAGGCGATCCGCTCCGCTCCATTCGAGACGACGATCCCCTCTTCTTCAATTGCGACGGTCGGGGCGAAGGGGGTCGAGC includes the following:
- a CDS encoding NAD(P)-dependent oxidoreductase, encoding MSGLKGKTIVITGGSRGIGKAIGLRAARDGANIILLAKTVASTERLPGTVFSAAEEMIAAGGRALACPTDIRSEEQVASAIKKGVETFGGIDILVNNASALGLTGTLQTPMKRFDLMQQVNVRGTFLCAQAALPHLVRSANPHILTLAPPLNLDPKWFAPHLAYSLSKFGMSLCTLGLAEEFKANGVAVNALWPRTAIATAAVKNLLGGDAALRGCRSPEIMADAAHVVLTRPSRDYSGNFFVDEDLLRVTGITDFDRYAISPGAPLLPDFFV
- a CDS encoding GNAT family N-acetyltransferase, with product MIEDLLIRPATERDAPSLVAFNHAMAKETEGRELTIEVLCAGVASLLKQPQYGFYLVVETDGVVIGGLLVTYEWSDWRNGLFWWIQSVYVSPPHRGKGVYKRLYAEVRRRAAAQGNVCGFRLYVEKENHRAQQTYRTLGMRETDYRIFEATIGEAGEARARCEVEVIDR
- the msrB gene encoding peptide-methionine (R)-S-oxide reductase MsrB; the encoded protein is MKKKVTKTEAEWKKELTPEQYRVTREKGTERAFTGEYYNSKEEGVFRCVCCGNALFSAEKKYESGTGWPSFWEPISAEGIQTEEDRSHGMRRVEVMCASCEAHLGHLFPDGPAPTGLRYCINSAALKLEKEEKK
- a CDS encoding DUF4383 domain-containing protein — translated: MMSTLSKSVLTLGIIFVIIGIWGFFQNPILGLFLVNTPHNWIHLISGILAIVFASSGEVQARQFSKVFGVIYGLLALVGFFMPRIHSLGFMVMNRADDWLHLILAAAFLYFGFSRVYGTHRPMHGAPARG
- a CDS encoding GNAT family N-acetyltransferase encodes the protein MVKALTDEITEAIGEQQFHIDRSETAARCRRFLEQEIYTIYQAVQIDSTDQEAPIGFITLCESHALYTEGAFGIIQELYVNPAHRAKGIGKALLAAAVHHGKKKGWTRLEVCTPPLPAFEGSVRFYERQQFEITGGRKMKVRL
- a CDS encoding DUF1841 family protein, translated to MYFRIWERTKKGEELSGDAEMIADVMRLHPEFDRFWPQGEAAFQPQEIDDYIVNPLVHTGLHVSVEKQLFHQEPEEVEQVFKALLEKGLPRHEAIHHIAGLWGQLYFTSVRRGGPLEEGTYVEELKALMERETRA
- a CDS encoding tetratricopeptide repeat protein, with amino-acid sequence MRKLVELDPKSEITHFGLGQACYDEGLFEEGAASMGRAIAIKPDYTAAYEILGRCLEKIGKLEEARAIYEKGIEIGGQKGDMIPTEKMKARLNRVQGKLASPDAPTGTS
- a CDS encoding DUF3386 family protein: MELYQRSQTETNIQDDPAARELLRSAFEKTSRWGKDFPGFSADLVVNQNGKTTKGKVKIKSPKETEVTLEGLPAEDGLVKWAQNQIGMMAVHRAHRSFDESDGKYTLSFAEATADHPLGRQIAINGDGMSSRYRIKDDRIQQISRGMGKMKFTINIEEAMTTSDGKFLTTHYVVFYFSPEGAVTQVESFTDRPFELKGTYLPGYRRIISNDGGEVVVRELLFKNHQLL
- a CDS encoding nucleotidyltransferase family protein, with translation MKAMILAAGYGTRLRPLTDDTPKPLLPIAQRPLIYYSLLLLKKYGITDVFINVHYLGDKIIKEIGNGSRLGMNITYSEESQILGTGGGIKNIQAAIARGTFIVLNADILIDINLDKLVEFHHRKKGGATLVLREDPAVDQYGPIDLDPKDQIRNILGKLPWKGEKARRMMFTGVHVLEPRVMDYIPARTFYSITDAYVEMLRRDEKLFGYVTRGYWNDIGEIERYKKADRDLKQGKVRLGHIRSETAV
- a CDS encoding phosphotransferase, encoding MIDLDPLQKILKETLGFSVDKLIATRLTGDASNRSYYRLSGLAGGSAPSLILMVLAEPEGFKASEEAVSGTGTPITELPFINIQRYLHARKVAVPEILFYDTARGWLFLEDLGDITLAETIQNQDESVVRSYYQKAIDTLLDIHLETSTGGEGCIAHHRAFDPALFVWEFDHFIEYGIEARNNGPIPEKRKKEIRAYFSDIALRLASLPQVFTHRDYHSRNLMVQPDPAGARIRVIDFQDALMGPPQYDLASLLRDSYIDLPEASIDALVRYYLQQREARSGEKTQEEMFREYFDLVSIQRNLKAAGRFVYIDRVKKNDRFLQYVPPTLRKVKRNLQKYRRLTPLHELLSEYVEELQLQ
- a CDS encoding TonB family protein — protein: MTNETLLFDSDRSFRRIFAASLAFYLLLAISIHFQGEALPVILSAPRTEESPRIARLLVEPQKAVPPPKIEPVKIAPPKVDLPKVAKVEKPLPPVERAEKGSPASADIKTSASAAPHEEAMKKTGLLGLLGGSKGTGSAIGKGFSSLKEIPPPSGEKKVASAAPSTSLPSFAQEQIEQIRQRTLADQEKKMTQTRQAVVAEDLSQAKITQEGGAHNQEALSEVVHQNRGKLLALYNKQLQRKPDLQGFLTVEFVISAQGQVTQCRIVTSSLSDPTFEQSVLQEILRWKFPSIDRGTTTVLYPLSFSPVG
- a CDS encoding biopolymer transporter ExbD, which produces MVQRRIRRREVKVPYLNLISLMDMFTILVIFLLFQASSDGEVLTIAQGVLLPISTASQSPQRSLTVTVTLKEILIDGLPIADAQTVLQAKGPLIEPLRARIAAANGKKATILGDRTIPFSLLKKVMVTCTEAGIEQISLAVLSRES